From the genome of Solanum pennellii chromosome 6, SPENNV200:
AGAAGAATCTGACATTTCTTCAGTAATTGATGGTTTGATTTGTAACTCAAAGTATGGgaatatgattcatttgagcGGAGAGGTGATGAAGGAAGGTTTCATGGGCGGCTGCAATAATTTAACTGGTGGAGAATTTGAAAAGGTCAAGTCCTTTGCAGTTGAAGATGACGGGATCTTTGATAATGATAAGTACATTATGAAGATTAAGAGCAATTTGAGCAAAGTCCAGAGAGAGCTAATGAATATTGGAGGAGGGAACTGTGAGCCCTTGAATCTCACAGATTCAAACTTTAGTGAAGTAAAGATTGAAATGTTAGAAGTTGCATATCAGCATGAAGATTCTCATAATCTGAAAGAAGCTTTTACCTGCAAACAGATCACAGATAGAGCACAAACAGGAGGTTTAGTAGCAGATATCTCAAGTGTAACTTTATCTGGTGAAAATTGCGAGACTGATCCTGATGGGCTTTCAATTTACTCAGAACATAAGTTCCAGGCTGGTAGCGTATTGCATTCAAGTGGCCAGTCCCTTAGTAAACATGTTTGCATAGATCAAAGCCAAGATGGACAGATTGATGAAACTGGTTTCTCTGGTCTTCCATATCGATCAGATGAAAGTGTTTTTGATAGGTTTGATGTAACAAGTGTACAGACAGTGGTTGGAGAAGATCCTGCGGAAATCATGTGTCCTAGTCCTGTCAAAATTACTCTTCCCAGTAATTGCAATCATTCAACAGATGAAGAAGTCAATCCTGATAAGATTCTTGCAAGTTCAACTACCTGTCTGGAATTTGGTTCATCGTCTAGTAGAACAAGAGAAAAAATGGTATCAGATGTACCTGGTTCAATTGGCGAATGTAGGAAACCAATTATAGAGTCTGTGTTGGAAGTGGTGGATGAAACTGAAATACACAATTCATTGAACTGTCACAATGATGGCAATTTAACTTCCTCTATGGAATTTGGTTCATCTTCCAGGGGAACACAAAATGTAATTGGATCTGGTAAACTTGGTCCAGTGGGTGAAGGTAACAAATCGATCAACGGTGTGCTCCTCTCCAAAGGAATGAATGAACTTGaaattcaagattcatcaaTCAAGCTAAATGATGGTAATGAGACCATCACATTGAAGCTTGGTATGCTGTCTCCGGAAAGCTTGAAAGTTGAAGAGTCACACATGTGCAGCCATGCAGACTTCATCCCTTCCAGTCCAACAGAACCGGGGCGTCATAAGGTTGTATTAGAGAGTCTTCATACTCCTCCAAAACTCAGAGATGCAAGACAAGCAAATGAAGTTGGAAAGACAACAAATGCCCTCACAAATATCATACAGATAGAAGATGCACACGTGGAGACATATAACAAAGATGCCCACTTGTTGCCTAAAAAAGCCCCTATTACTGTGGTGGAAGAATGTGAAAGCAGCAATGCCTTTGAGAATTTTCGAGAAGTTTTTCCATCACAAAAAAGTGTTGATGCAGGTGGATTAGAAAGCCCAAGTTTTCTGAACCAGGAGTCACCTCCGATTCATGGGAGTGATAATGATGCGGATAATCTGGATACTATCCACTGTGTTGCAGGTAGACTATTATATCCGGTGGCAATTGAATCTTTACCTTTGGAATATGATTTGTCTGAGGGGACAAGTAAAAACCATACAGCAAGTGTGCCAATTGATTGCATAGAACTTGTAGCAGGGGATCAAACCTCATCAAGAATCAAAAGGACGGTAGATGACATGTTGAATGAAGATATTCTGGTGAAGGAATCTGAAACTGGTAAACTTAGTGGAAGTGAGAGTTCTCAAAATGAACTTTGCCATGGGCTGGAAGATACCGAGCAATGCACAAATGACGCCACCATTTTGCCAGTGTAAGTATTGCATCAACTTTTCTCATTCCAACGAACTACTTCATTTTTTGTGGACTTAGCCTTTCACAAATTTCAATTCTTCTGAAGTATTGCTAAATTGCCTTTTGTTGATGGCAGCAAGGATGCTGAGAGCTGTCTGAAGAAAGCCAATCTTTTGATATTACCACCACGGGATGCAGTTCCATTTTCTGATGAATGGTTGGCAGCAATGGAAGCTGCAGGGGaggtaatttcttttttggaaaATGAGTTGTATACTGTGATCTATTGAAGCCAAACGTAATTAACTTTGAAGCATATTTTATTAATTCCAGTTATCTTCAGTTTCCTCAAGAGCAGTTTGCTTCCACACCTTTATCCAAATCCTTCACTTATAGCAGGTggtattaaaggaaaaacagaTGAGATATTAGCTGTTCATCATATTTCCTTTAGTAAATTGATAGAAGCTATCATCCAGTAAGTAATAGGTCCAGAACAATCGGCAAGCTTGACATCCTTAATGTTGTGTTCTGAACCTTAGGTTAGACAGTGAGACAAATTTGGATTGAGTGTTAAGCTCTAGTGCTCTAAATCTGTTGTTGGAgcataattaagaaaaaagtagTCGAGTAACTGACTCTTGCGTTCTGATTCTACAGGATATATTAACAATGAAAGGTGGTGCTGTACAAAACTCACCGCAAGAGAAATCCTTACCTGAGCCAAGCCCATGGTCTCCGGTATGTCACTATCCATACAtgcttcttttcttgtttgagGTAGCATGCCATATCTAAATGTATGTCACACACTAGAATGAGAGTGCATTCAACTTTATTCTTACTTATAGTTAAACAGGTTCTATGGCATATGCTACCAATCAAGTGAGAATTGATTCACTTTTGGTTAGCTACTTACAATATACTCTGTGGTTTGGCCCTTCCAAGAACCTCACGCTTAACTGGAGCTTAGTGTACCATTTTGCTCCACATAGATACATTTTGGTACTTGCTTAGAGGGTTTTTTACCTCACTTGTTTCTTTAAGTGGAAAATAGCGTGCTGTtgcatatatttatattgactGGTTCTGCCGATTGCATATTAGTTTATTAAACTGTTATCTTTCATTGACTTACaggtgaagaagaaaaacaatcaaCTTGGACCGTATGACTGTACAAAGTTCCACCACAATGGGCCTCCTGACTCCTGATTCGTATTGACTAATCTTGGTCTCTTTCAAATTCGTTTATTCGCCACCTAACATGTTCATGGTGTAGACTAGATTGACACTGCTTTGCTAGAAAAGCTGCTAACTGATACATTTCTCTATAGACACACGATTTATCCTTTTTATATGTAATTCTTTTACATCCACTTTAAaggattcctttttttttttctttcatgtaAAAAGCAATATCTCATTCATGGAAACTTGTATCTTTATTCCAGACTGTAAGCGAAGCCTGGAAATCTCTTGCAGAACTTATGGTATCCATGCTTCTTGAATTGTACTAATTAGTAGAATTTGCCATTCAGGGAGTGCATCGGTTGGTTTTCGTCTATATTCTCATACTTGTGGAAGGAGGCAAACGCAAGGTAACACATGAATTTTGCTGATCCCAGGAAACAACAGAGCCAGAAGACGGTATCCATTCTTCCATCATTGATATTGTCTGGCAACCAAGCTGTCGTTCTCTGAACTAGGTcacaataaaaatcaaatctataaatacataattatcaATTTATCATACATATCTGTTAAAATCTAACTTCACCACATACTGGAACAGTGCACTTGTCAAGCAACTTTAGCTTctaagggtctgatatacccctcaacaaCGGTATATCATCTCTAAATATACCCCTCAACAACGGTATATCatctctaaatgacaaagttgaggggtatatcagacccttttccctttgtAGAAAAACAAACCAAACTTCACTAGCATTTATTGTCAAGCAACTTTAGCTTCGAGAAAAATATGATTGCATAGCATTTGCAGTTCAGGAAATACATCTCTGACAGTTGACTTGCTTCCAAAAATTAACAGAAAAACAAAGCAGCATATAGAGCTCAAACATGTAAAAAGTGCAGTGTCAATTGCTTTGTTCCAGCCTGAAATAATAATCTGTACTGTAATTCCAAAAtcagaaagagaaaaaagaatatcatacaaatatgaaattaGCATTTTGTGAAGTGCAATGTGTATCTTTCTGCATTTTGATCAGCATGAGTAGGCTATCAATGTCAGCATTTCCGTCAGCCTGTTGATCTACTACATCTTCATTCGTTTCATTGGCCGCGATCCATCTTGATCATTGTTCATTAAGACCTTGTTCATTAGCGGTTTCATCTTGATCATGATTCTGTTCTTTGCATCTCTATCTTGATCAGCATTTCTCTCATCAGCACCTGCTTCTTGATCAGCATTAGCCCCTGCGTCTTGAACATGATCCTGTCGATTTGCACCTCCAAAGAGAGAATCATGCAACGTTACACGACTCTTGTACATGAGCATGTCCCTGCCACATTTAAATCAACACCTTccacaaaatatatatagagaCAATCTCAATTTGCAAATTCATAATTAGAAACTTACAATCTCATAAAGAATCTTCCTCTTATGAAATAGTTGGACGGTAGGGTGGCTTCCCTCtgaaataaaatcataaactcTGTATTTAAGAGCGAGAAATAAGAGCAACAAAATCGTCTTGTTATcatgaaaacaaaaatgatttttgatatTAGTATCTTACTAGTCTCCATCCGAGCAGCATATCACATTGGGTACAGTAAATATTGA
Proteins encoded in this window:
- the LOC107021436 gene encoding uncharacterized protein LOC107021436 isoform X2; its protein translation is MDTNPNDFASISNYISPMKGLEARVDHVKSECSSRRVSSNKENNNPDKAEMPKLSVEPLHMKRKKRSGGCNLRKSLAWDRAFSTEEGVLDPLELSLLSGSLVKTRGETLFTINEEERNPTSNDSLHDASSVYLSSNKKSTVKGIRAVALKEESRKASTKIPASHNGRTISKSSSCSRPLSSASLKRPANMNHGKSATKDSKLPKCQVSKPSSCLLPTNSKSSIPRASYFKHQVSDSAFGIQKNLGLMSSSRKLRNSQEKAKADAAPLKDKSSSCIFRGNDEKSPSKLQASIESSPVNNSSNTGVEMNRNATLPSTRAHSSESHDVCTPLVLPLPHSTRTAVSSMAYLPAEAMKPSGLRRPSPSLGFFRQTKASDTHRLLKVESSLCPLQRSGDLRPPETLARQEGNDDLANLNCKVLGSESESSTSSYRVSKTGLEGNSVERVNIPSSAIKKLDLVSDNFRDHAGNFDEQVLDHIKHEENKLQDTELLMNGKQHPPQTGKLEHINKNGDLMNFTPSFIENKGSAGSGFRDSELPQASYNSESLVLHRLEDGNPNEAEESDISSVIDGLICNSKYGNMIHLSGEVMKEGFMGGCNNLTGGEFEKVKSFAVEDDGIFDNDKYIMKIKSNLSKVQRELMNIGGGNCEPLNLTDSNFSEVKIEMLEVAYQHEDSHNLKEAFTCKQITDRAQTGGLVADISSVTLSGENCETDPDGLSIYSEHKFQAGSVLHSSGQSLSKHVCIDQSQDGQIDETGFSGLPYRSDESVFDRFDVTSVQTVVGEDPAEIMCPSPVKITLPSNCNHSTDEEVNPDKILASSTTCLEFGSSSSRTREKMVSDVPGSIGECRKPIIESVLEVVDETEIHNSLNCHNDGNLTSSMEFGSSSRGTQNVIGSGKLGPVGEGNKSINGVLLSKGMNELEIQDSSIKLNDGNETITLKLGMLSPESLKVEESHMCSHADFIPSSPTEPGRHKVVLESLHTPPKLRDARQANEVGKTTNALTNIIQIEDAHVETYNKDAHLLPKKAPITVVEECESSNAFENFREVFPSQKSVDAGGLESPSFLNQESPPIHGSDNDADNLDTIHCVAGDQTSSRIKRTVDDMLNEDILVKESETGKLSGSESSQNELCHGLEDTEQCTNDATILPVKDAESCLKKANLLILPPRDAVPFSDEWLAAMEAAGEDILTMKGGAVQNSPQEKSLPEPSPWSPVKKKNNQLGPYDCTKFHHNGPPDS
- the LOC107021436 gene encoding uncharacterized protein LOC107021436 isoform X1, whose protein sequence is MDTNPNDFASISNYISPMKGLEARVDHVKSECSSRRVSSNKENNNPDKAEMPKLSVEPLHMKRKKRSGGCNLRKSLAWDRAFSTEEGVLDPLELSLLSGSLVKTRGETLFTINEEERNPTSNDSLHDASSVYLSSNKKSTVKGIRAVALKEESRKASTKIPASHNGRTISKSSSCSRPLSSASLKRPANMNHGKSATKDSKLPKCQVSKPSSCLLPTNSKSSIPRASYFKHQVSDSAFGIQKNLGLMSSSRKLRNSQEKAKADAAPLKDKSSSCIFRGNDEKSPSKLQASIESSPVNNSSNTGVEMNRNATLPSTRAHSSESHDVCTPLVLPLPHSTRTAVSSMAYLPAEAMKPSGLRRPSPSLGFFRQTKASDTHRLLKVESSLCPLQRSGDLRPPETLARQEGNDDLANLNCKVLGSESESSTSSYRVSKTGLEGNSVERVNIPSSAIKKLDLVSDNFRDHAGNFDEQVLDHIKHEENKLQDTELLMNGKQHPPQTGKLEHINKNGDLMNFTPSFIENKGSAGSGFRDSELPQASYNSESLVLHRLEDGNPNEAEESDISSVIDGLICNSKYGNMIHLSGEVMKEGFMGGCNNLTGGEFEKVKSFAVEDDGIFDNDKYIMKIKSNLSKVQRELMNIGGGNCEPLNLTDSNFSEVKIEMLEVAYQHEDSHNLKEAFTCKQITDRAQTGGLVADISSVTLSGENCETDPDGLSIYSEHKFQAGSVLHSSGQSLSKHVCIDQSQDGQIDETGFSGLPYRSDESVFDRFDVTSVQTVVGEDPAEIMCPSPVKITLPSNCNHSTDEEVNPDKILASSTTCLEFGSSSSRTREKMVSDVPGSIGECRKPIIESVLEVVDETEIHNSLNCHNDGNLTSSMEFGSSSRGTQNVIGSGKLGPVGEGNKSINGVLLSKGMNELEIQDSSIKLNDGNETITLKLGMLSPESLKVEESHMCSHADFIPSSPTEPGRHKVVLESLHTPPKLRDARQANEVGKTTNALTNIIQIEDAHVETYNKDAHLLPKKAPITVVEECESSNAFENFREVFPSQKSVDAGGLESPSFLNQESPPIHGSDNDADNLDTIHCVAGRLLYPVAIESLPLEYDLSEGTSKNHTASVPIDCIELVAGDQTSSRIKRTVDDMLNEDILVKESETGKLSGSESSQNELCHGLEDTEQCTNDATILPVKDAESCLKKANLLILPPRDAVPFSDEWLAAMEAAGEDILTMKGGAVQNSPQEKSLPEPSPWSPVKKKNNQLGPYDCTKFHHNGPPDS
- the LOC107022991 gene encoding uncharacterized protein LOC107022991, coding for MQEDSVYDPLVFGLRSYIYCSNCEVRIARVQYYIPNVQDLDYGGYFKRVFNVVILDQPKFHQQEDGNTLTTLNIYCTQCDMLLGWRLREATLPSNYFIRGRFFMRLDMLMYKSRVTLHDSLFGGANRQDHVQDAGANADQEAGADERNADQDRDAKNRIMIKMKPLMNKVLMNNDQDGSRPMKRMKM